In Chlorobiota bacterium, the sequence AGGCCCAACAACGCCACATCGTCGTTGACGTTCAGCAGGACCGATAGATAGTTGACGATGTCGTAAATCTCCTGCGAGCTGTAGAACCGCGAGCTGCCGAAGTTGAGGAAGGGAATGCCGTAGGCACGGAACGCATCCTCTAATTCCTGGAAACTGTTTCGCTTGCGGCAAAGGATTGCGATGTCGCCAAATCGTGCCGGGCGTGGTTGCTCCGGTTCCCCCGCTGCGGGCGATTCCCACACCACTTGTTCCTCCCCCGTGGCAACCAACTGAAGAATCCGGCGCGCAATCAGTTCCGCCTCGCTAACGGTTGGCTCCGTTGCTTCCGCTTCGTTGGGGTCGCCAATCGTTTGTTCCGCAATCTTTTGCTCCGCTTCGTGCTGGCCGCTGTTTTCCCCTTCGTCGTCGTTGTTGCTGTCGTTGTTGTCCCGTGCCAGTATCACCTCCACCCCTCCGGCTCCGGTGGAGCGGCGTGCGCAAACAAGCGGCTCGTAAGGAACGCCAAAATTGAACAACCCCTCGGGGGTCATCACCGGGCTGCAAGCAAGGTTGACGTAGGCGCAGTTGGAGGGAAGCAGGCGGAAGGAGGCATCAAGCCGGATGATCCCAAGCGATTCTTCTTGGGAAGTCTCGGGGATTTCTTTTTTGCGATACTCCAACGGCTGCCCCACGCGTTGTTCCTCCCTGTTCCGTTCCGTGATGTCGTGGTCGGCGTGGTCGAACACCTCAACCTCGGCATTGCGGAAGCCATAGATGGATTGCTTCTTATCGCCAACAATGCAGATTCTTCCCAGCGATTGCAACCGGCTAAGCAAGCGGTGAACAATGGCGTATTGCAGCGCGTTCGTGTCCTGGAATTCATCCACCATGATTGCTTTGAATCGGCTTAGGAGCGCCCTGCTGGGATCCGGCTGTTGCAACGCAAACAGCAACCGCAGCTGAAGGTCCTCGAAGTCCAAAGCGTTCTGGTGGGATTTCCGTTGCTCGTAAAGGTGGATTGCTGCAAAGAAGATGTCCAAGATCACCCGTGTGTCGTCAAGCAGCTCCTGGTGAAGCGCGGGATCGGGGACGATTTCCAGCAATGGTTTTGCGCGTTCGGCTGCGCGTTGGATCGGCTCGGCAAGTGGGTTCAGCATCGCCACCTCCTCGCGCGGTAGCCGGAAGATCCCGGTTCTTCGCGGTGTCCCATCTTTGGTCAAGGGCAAAATCTTCAGCGCGTTGAATTGCTGAAGAATTTCGTGTGGGGTTTGCGCATCGCGCAGTGCCTGAAGAAGGTGTTGCGCCTCGCCAGGGTTCCGCATGAAACTGATAAGGTCCTGGAATTTGCTGAGCACTTCTGGGGTGCGCAACGTGCTCTCCACGGCTTGCCTGATGGTGGTGTCCCACAGCTCCAACGTCTCCGGTTTCCCCAACGCCAGCACGCCGTTGGTTAGGCTGAAGGTGATCGGCTCGCGGTTGTTGACCATCATCTCAACGATCTCTTCCAGCAACTCACGACTGATCCGGCGTGCGGTTCGGTACGATTCGGTGATCTGCTGGGGGTCCTCGCTTGGGCCGGAGAGCGCGGTTTCGATTGCTTCCTCCACCACTTCTTTCTCGATCACGCGGCGTTCGTAGCCGCTAATCACCCGGAAACTTGGCGGCGTGTCGGTCTCGATCGGGTACTCCCGCAGCAGTTGCGAGCAGAAGCCGTGGATGGTGGAAACCATTGCGGAGGTGAAGCCTTCGCGGGCCTTTTTCAGCTTCTCCCAGTTGGCTTTGTGGGATTCATCCCCCAGCCGTTTTTCAAGCTCCTCGGCAATGCGGGTTCGCAGCTCGCTGGCGGCTTTTTCGGTGAAGGTGATGGCCGCCATTTCGGCAGGGCGTATCCCCAGGTACTCCACGATGTCGCAGTACCGGCTAACCAGCACGCGGGTTTTTCCCGAGCCAGCATTTGCCGTGATAGAAAGATGGCGCAGCGCGTCGTGGGCCTTCTGTTGGTCAAGCGTAAAGGTGATCTCAGCCATGGGGCAAAAGTAGGAAGAATGAGCAATTGAAAATGGATCAATGGCGGGGCAATTTCTGGCCAAGTAAGCGGGGCCTTACATGCAATTCCGAATGCAATTCCAGATGCCACAGCAGCGGAACCTGCGCCAGCAACCGATCACAACCCAACCACTAACCGGAAATACAAATCCCGCCGTGGTTTCTCAATCATCTCGAAGGCAATGCCGAACGTGGCAATGTAGTTCTCAATCAGCGGCAACCGGAGTTCCGCGCCGTAGCTTCCCAGAAGTGGAACGTCCTTCAGCTCCGTTTGCTGGCTGAACCAGGCGGCCCCGCCTTCAACAAACAGCAGGGTGGATAGCCCCGTTGATTCCCCCCCAAACGGTTGCAGCAAGCCAACGCTGCCAACGGCCACGCGGTCCCCGTAAACGTAGCGTTCCACCCCACGCACGCGGTGGTTTGGGTGAAGAGAAAAAAGATTGAAGCCTTGTTGGAACTGGTCGTATTTATCCAAGCCAACAAACTCCTGCGGCAACTGCGTTCCCCAGTGTGCTTCCCCTTCCATCCGGAACAGCAGTGAAGCATCGCTCCAATCGCCAAACGGAACCTTCCACGCCGTCAGGCTCGATACGCGGTTGTATTGAACGCTGCTCCCAATGGCTGGCTCGGACCGGAGGAAGTTGGCGGTGAAGAAAAATTCCGGTGAGGTTAGCGTGTACTCCGCCCCGGCCTCCACCAATTCGGCAGCGGCGGGTGCAAGCTCACCCGGCGCAAATTCTCCGCTGTTCCACGGTTCCAATTTTCGGTATCCACCGTTGATTTTCAGCTGGTGAACGGTGGTGAGTGAGTTCGGCGGGCGGAGTGTCCATTGCAGTGCGGCACTGCCGGCGGTTGTCCGTTGGTAGGCGGGTGTTTCCCCAACAATCCGTGCAAAGCCAAGCTGATACGCCCCTTCAACCATGATCGTGAACGGCAGCGCGTTGTTGATGTATCCCACCGCCCCGCCAAACTCATTCGATGCGGTTCCATAATCGGCAAACGCTTGGATTGTGTGGATTCCCATTGGGTCGTTCAGCAACGCAAGCAATCCCCAGCGCGAACCTTTCTGGCCATCGTGGCTCCGGTCGGTTCCGTACAAAGGGGAGTAGGCCAGCGGCGTGATGTGCGCCAGCGCGCTGTAGTTTCCTTCGTCAAAAATTCGTGCAATCGGGATGCTGTCGGCTGGCGGGGTTTGGCGCGGAAGCCGTGCAAACAGCCAGCCGGAATATTTCACCTTGATTTGGGCCGCTGGCGTTGGGGTCATCTGGCGCGAAGCCGGGATCAGGTGGGGAAGGATGCGGTCGCGGGTGTCGAAGCTGATGGCCAGCACGGAGTCGCTGCCGGGGACCCATTGCACGGAGTAGATTCCGCCGGCAATATCCGTCAGGTAGCGGCGGTCGCTTCCGTCGGGCTTCATTGTTAGAAGGTTCGGCACGCCGCCGGAGTGGGTGGTGATGGCGATTCGGGAACCATCCGGGGACCACACCGGATAGCGGTCGCGAGCGGAATCGCTGGGAAGCACCGCAAGCCCGCTTCCGTCGCGGTTGATAACCGCAATCACCCGCCGCCCCGAAGAATCGAACAGGCTGAAGGCAATCCGTTTTCCGTCGGGGGACCAGCTGGGCGTGTAGGCTTGCGCATCGCCAAGCAATGCCCCAAGCTGTTGGACCGTCCCGCTTGTTGGGTCCACCGTCACCAACTGGTCCCGCCCGGCCCGTTTCTGCACGGCAACAATGGTGCTGCCGTCGGGGGACCATGCGGGGTCGAACAACGAAGCGTTGGTGGTTAGCCGGCGCAGGCCCCGGCTTGAACGATCAAGCAGATACAGATCATGGAGCAATGCATCATGCCGCCCGTACCGTTGTTTGGAAAGCACCAACTGCTGGCCATCGGGGCTCCAAGAAAACTCTGGGTCGAATCCTGGTTCATCGCTTAGGATCACTGGCCGCCCGCCAGTATCGCTCAAGGCTATCGCGTTGTTCGGGAGTACGTACAGCCGTTGCGTGCTGGCTCCGGAAGCGGCCATCATCGCCACCTCCTTTCCATCGGGCGAGATGCGAACCCCGGTGACGAAGTCGAACCGCTTCGTCAGCGGCGGGCTGATCTCATCGGCTTCCTCGCGCACGCCATATTGGGCACTGTACATCACCGTCAGGGTGCGTCGCCAGTCGGCGTAGATTTCCCCCATGCTCTCCCCGGTCGCCTGTTTGACGGCAAGCTCAAAGTCGTAAAGGCCAAGCCCGCCGCCGCGCCCGGCGTTCACAATCTTTGCAAGGGTGCTGTCGCCAAACCGCCACGTCATGTAGCGAACGATGGAGTGCCCGGTCTCGTACAGCATCACTCCGTCAAGCCTTCCCAGGCCGTCGTATCCCAGCCGTGCGTTCACCGCCGCCACGCGAAGCACTTGGTCAACGTCTGTGGTCCATCCGTCCGGCTCCATAAACCGTGCGGTCCCTTCGTTGAACCACCTGGGGACGCTGGCCGAAGGAAAGATTGCACCGGTCCACTCCTTTGTGGCGTGGGCAATCACGATGTGGGTGAACTCGTGAGTAATCACCGCCCGGAACCACTTTGCCCGCCCCGACGAACGGATTCCCCCAAGCACCAAGTCATCCAGAATGCCGCGAAGCCAGATGTACATGTGGTCGTCGTCGAAGGCGAAGGCGTTCTGCACGTCGTCAAGGTCCGAAAGGTAGAGCTTGACGCGGTGGCTCAGCTGCGTGTTCAGATTCCCCGTCACCACGGGATAGACGGCTTCGGCAACGTTGGCGGCTTCGCGGGCAATGCTGTCCAATCCATCATGGTAGATCACCACAAAATGATCGGTGCTGAACTGGTGCCACGAAACATCGGGGCGGTTTGCGCCAAGAAACGGAATTCGAAGAAGTTGCGCCGAAAGCGGAGCAATGCCAACAACCAACAGCAACAACGTTAGGCGAAGAAGCATGGAAGGATTGAGGTTGTGTGATTGTTCCGGCTGATGCGGTGTGCCGCGTTCCCGCGCCCTGTTTGGGCCATTAGCTCATCCCGTGGCATTTCTTGTATTTCTTCCCGCTGCCGCAGGGGCAAAGGTCGTTCCGGCCAATTTTTGCTTCGGCGCGGATTACCGTGCGCGGCCCTTTTGCCCTCATGCTGGGGGCTGGCTTCTCCGGCTCGGCAGCCGATAGATCTGCGGGTTGCGGGTTGTTCTCCTCGTCAATCCGGTCGCGCAGATATTGGTAATGGCTCAGGATATTTTCGCGGTGATTGTTCACCGCGCTCCAGCGGTCATGAAGCTCCAGTGCTTGCGGAAGCGTGCCGATCAGTTCGGAGGTGTACTCCGGGGGCATTCGTTCAAAAAACTGGCGGATGGTTTCGGGGAAATCGGGGTGTTGCAATGGCATCAAGGATGCCAGCCACAGCTCCAGCCGTTGATTGCTAAACAGCGGGTCGGCCAGCCGTTGGCGAAGCATCGCCATGATAATGGCCGCAACGTCGGGGCGGTTCTCGGCGTGCGCGCCAAGCACCTCGACCAATCGTTGGTAGTAGGAAGGGGGCGGCTCTTCGCGGTCGGTTCCGCGCTCGTTCGCCAGCATTTCATCGTGGATCACGGGGAAGGCCGCAAGCCCGATATGCTTCAGCCCCGTTGCCGTGGCCTCAACCATCCAATCCCAATCCTCGATGTAGGCGCGGCGCAGCGCGGACGTTAGCAATTTTGGGGCAACGGTGTCGCCGGTAAGGCCAATGGTAAAGGCTGCGGCAATCGGCAGCAGTGCTTCCTGGGGTGGCATCTCGGGGTCATCGGGCCAGGGGGATTGGATAAGCCGTTGAACCACCTGCAACAGGTCTGGGTTCGGGGTGATGTTGGCGATTGCGTCGGGGGCAAGCGGACCGCTTCCGTCGCGCAGATGTTCAAGCCATTCTTGTTGGGTCATTTCCAGTTTCCAAGCAATTGTTGAAGTGGTGCAATCAATCCCGCCTGAAGGTCGTTCGGCACCGGGACGCGCACAATCAAGTTCGGCCACAGGATAATTGGTGGCTCCGTAATCAGGCGGGCCGATAGCCTGACCAGGTGCAAGTCGTCGTACAGAAACGGGCGGCGGCCGCAATGAAGCGCGCGGCAGTTGATCCGTACGCCGTGGCCGCAATCAATCTGGCGGCAGATCCGCCCGATATACTGTCCCTCCTCATCGGTTAAAAACAGGTCCGCCCCGCGGTGCACGGTTTCGGCAGCTTCGTGAAGCCGCCGCGCCCGCGAAGCCAGCGGCGCAAGCTCCATCCCGCTTGCCACGGTGATCAGCAGATCAATGTCCCCCGGGTCCGGTTTTGCCGTTGCCAGGGACCCGATCAGCGCAATCCGCATCACCCCCTCCAGCGGGCTTCCTCCGTCGGCAGCAATCACCCCGCGAACAAACCGGAGTGCCTCGGCAATCAGCCGCAGGCGTGTTCCGGTTGGTGGGATGTAGGCCGATTCCTCAGTTGGCGGCGCGGCCGATAGCAACGCTATCTCGGTGGCATACGCGGCGCAGGCGTGCAGGTCCTCCTCGACCAGTTGGGGGTAGCGGCGTAGCAGTTCTTCGGTGCTTTCCCCCGTGGCAAACCTTCCCAGCACCTCGATCACGGCGATGGAGGTCCCACGAATCAGCGCACTGCCGGGATCGCCTGGCGTGCTAACCGTAATTCTGCGAAGAAGCTCGTGATGTGTCATGCGGAGCAGAAGGGAGGTACAGAGAAGGCTACCAACAAGACCAAACGGAGAAATTGGCAATAACCAATAAGCAATCGGGCCGAAGATAGTAAACCGCTGGCAGCTATCTTTCCGTATGTGAGAAACTTACACGATTTTTACCCATGCAATACTTCACACACGCCTTCCTTCCCTGCCTCTTTCTTCTACTTCCGCTCCTTTCCACGCAGGCCCAAGACTCCACAGCCGCCGCCGATAGCACCTCCGCCGGCACTGCCGACAGTGCGACCCGCGACCGCAGCGGCTTGGCCATTCTTCCTTTTATCGCCTACACGCCGGAGACCCGTTGGGCCGGCGGGGGGGCCGTGATCTACTATTCCCGCGCCGAGGATGCGCCGTTGGACTCACGCGCTGATGAAATCAGCGGCGGCGGAATCTACACCCAAAACAAGCAGCTTTCCATCATCTGCTACCCGGAAATTTATTGGGATCAGGGAAGATGGAGTTTGAAGGGGAGCTTGGGTTATCTGCAATATCCCACCTACTTCTACGGGGTGGGGAATGCTACGCGGAAGGAGGATGAGGAACTCTACGAACCGCGGACGCTTCGCTGTTCGGCGGCAATCACCCGATACTGGGACCACTTGATGCTTGCGGTCCGCTACGAGGCCCGCCACGACAAATTCCTTGCGGTGGATTCTGGCGGGTTTTTAGAGCAAGGCTTGTTCACCGGAAGCGGCGGCGGTCTGGTGAGCGGTGCCGGAGTGATTGCCGGAATTGACGACCGCGACTACACCTTCAGCACCATGCGCGGAACCTACGTGCGGCTGACGGCAATGGGGTACGATGGCACGTTGGGAAGCGATTTCGGATTCGGAAAATACACGCTGGATGCACGCCGCTATTGGCCATTGTTCGATGGCCACGTGGTGGCTGCCCAGGCGTATGGTGAGTTCACCAGCGGCAACGCACCGTTCTACATGCTCTCCCAGCTTGGGGGCGAAAATCGGATGAGGGGCTTCTACGAAGGCCGCTACCGGAACAACCACATGCTGGCCGCGCAGGCGGAGTATCGCTTGCCAGTCTGGTGGCGGTTTGGCGTGGTGGGGTTTGCCGGGGTTGGTGCGGTTGCCCCAACGTTGGCAACCTTCAGCCTGCGGGACGTTCGTGCTTCGGCAGGGACCGGCATCCGTTTTTCGCTGGACCCAAAGGAGCGGATCAACATCCGGCTTGATTTCGGAATCGGGGAAAAACTAGAGTTCTACTTTGGGATTGATGAGGCATTGTAGCCTATCGCCAGTATCAAAAAAATAGGGGCGGAACCTTTCGCGGTTCCGCCCCTGACGTTTGCACGTACGCAGCGTTGTTATTGCCCGTTGTAGAGGATTTTTGGTGAGGTCGTTGATGGCGAGTCTTTCTCCTCTTTCTCCGGCTTGATCTTACCACCGCTTTCACAGCTATAACTGTCTTCGCTACTAATTACAGCCCATTTCTCTGCTGCGGCATCCCAGATCAGCGTGATTACATCATCGGGGAGGAGATCAAGTAGATCAGAGAAAATTCCGGCCAAGATGTTAGCATCGGAGAGTTTGAAGCCATCGGACAGATCTCCTTGCCAGGACCCATCGTCGCAATCGCCCTTGACTTGCAGCACCAATATCTGCCCATCTTGCACCCCATCGCTTAGGCTTACTTCCGTGGCATTCCAATCGGTAGTTGAGCGGGCGCGGATG encodes:
- a CDS encoding BamA/TamA family outer membrane protein, whose translation is MQYFTHAFLPCLFLLLPLLSTQAQDSTAAADSTSAGTADSATRDRSGLAILPFIAYTPETRWAGGGAVIYYSRAEDAPLDSRADEISGGGIYTQNKQLSIICYPEIYWDQGRWSLKGSLGYLQYPTYFYGVGNATRKEDEELYEPRTLRCSAAITRYWDHLMLAVRYEARHDKFLAVDSGGFLEQGLFTGSGGGLVSGAGVIAGIDDRDYTFSTMRGTYVRLTAMGYDGTLGSDFGFGKYTLDARRYWPLFDGHVVAAQAYGEFTSGNAPFYMLSQLGGENRMRGFYEGRYRNNHMLAAQAEYRLPVWWRFGVVGFAGVGAVAPTLATFSLRDVRASAGTGIRFSLDPKERINIRLDFGIGEKLEFYFGIDEAL
- a CDS encoding PD40 domain-containing protein, which translates into the protein MLLRLTLLLLVVGIAPLSAQLLRIPFLGANRPDVSWHQFSTDHFVVIYHDGLDSIAREAANVAEAVYPVVTGNLNTQLSHRVKLYLSDLDDVQNAFAFDDDHMYIWLRGILDDLVLGGIRSSGRAKWFRAVITHEFTHIVIAHATKEWTGAIFPSASVPRWFNEGTARFMEPDGWTTDVDQVLRVAAVNARLGYDGLGRLDGVMLYETGHSIVRYMTWRFGDSTLAKIVNAGRGGGLGLYDFELAVKQATGESMGEIYADWRRTLTVMYSAQYGVREEADEISPPLTKRFDFVTGVRISPDGKEVAMMAASGASTQRLYVLPNNAIALSDTGGRPVILSDEPGFDPEFSWSPDGQQLVLSKQRYGRHDALLHDLYLLDRSSRGLRRLTTNASLFDPAWSPDGSTIVAVQKRAGRDQLVTVDPTSGTVQQLGALLGDAQAYTPSWSPDGKRIAFSLFDSSGRRVIAVINRDGSGLAVLPSDSARDRYPVWSPDGSRIAITTHSGGVPNLLTMKPDGSDRRYLTDIAGGIYSVQWVPGSDSVLAISFDTRDRILPHLIPASRQMTPTPAAQIKVKYSGWLFARLPRQTPPADSIPIARIFDEGNYSALAHITPLAYSPLYGTDRSHDGQKGSRWGLLALLNDPMGIHTIQAFADYGTASNEFGGAVGYINNALPFTIMVEGAYQLGFARIVGETPAYQRTTAGSAALQWTLRPPNSLTTVHQLKINGGYRKLEPWNSGEFAPGELAPAAAELVEAGAEYTLTSPEFFFTANFLRSEPAIGSSVQYNRVSSLTAWKVPFGDWSDASLLFRMEGEAHWGTQLPQEFVGLDKYDQFQQGFNLFSLHPNHRVRGVERYVYGDRVAVGSVGLLQPFGGESTGLSTLLFVEGGAAWFSQQTELKDVPLLGSYGAELRLPLIENYIATFGIAFEMIEKPRRDLYFRLVVGL
- a CDS encoding DUF433 domain-containing protein → MTHHELLRRITVSTPGDPGSALIRGTSIAVIEVLGRFATGESTEELLRRYPQLVEEDLHACAAYATEIALLSAAPPTEESAYIPPTGTRLRLIAEALRFVRGVIAADGGSPLEGVMRIALIGSLATAKPDPGDIDLLITVASGMELAPLASRARRLHEAAETVHRGADLFLTDEEGQYIGRICRQIDCGHGVRINCRALHCGRRPFLYDDLHLVRLSARLITEPPIILWPNLIVRVPVPNDLQAGLIAPLQQLLGNWK
- a CDS encoding UvrD-helicase domain-containing protein; the protein is MAEITFTLDQQKAHDALRHLSITANAGSGKTRVLVSRYCDIVEYLGIRPAEMAAITFTEKAASELRTRIAEELEKRLGDESHKANWEKLKKAREGFTSAMVSTIHGFCSQLLREYPIETDTPPSFRVISGYERRVIEKEVVEEAIETALSGPSEDPQQITESYRTARRISRELLEEIVEMMVNNREPITFSLTNGVLALGKPETLELWDTTIRQAVESTLRTPEVLSKFQDLISFMRNPGEAQHLLQALRDAQTPHEILQQFNALKILPLTKDGTPRRTGIFRLPREEVAMLNPLAEPIQRAAERAKPLLEIVPDPALHQELLDDTRVILDIFFAAIHLYEQRKSHQNALDFEDLQLRLLFALQQPDPSRALLSRFKAIMVDEFQDTNALQYAIVHRLLSRLQSLGRICIVGDKKQSIYGFRNAEVEVFDHADHDITERNREEQRVGQPLEYRKKEIPETSQEESLGIIRLDASFRLLPSNCAYVNLACSPVMTPEGLFNFGVPYEPLVCARRSTGAGGVEVILARDNNDSNNDDEGENSGQHEAEQKIAEQTIGDPNEAEATEPTVSEAELIARRILQLVATGEEQVVWESPAAGEPEQPRPARFGDIAILCRKRNSFQELEDAFRAYGIPFLNFGSSRFYSSQEIYDIVNYLSVLLNVNDDVALLGLLRSPYFGVSDAELYRIGTSRSGRSLWERAAQRAKQEGAHEAVRRAIQAIEEDRAMAGRIPLSLLMRRVLERTGWRGAVIGTERGEQAMANIDKLMENARTFESRGFTNLYDFVEQIREQIQGDEVESEAPINTGRDAVLLMTMHASKGLEFPVVFLPSLHSPPRRANTTLFDRDLGFGWNWKFNHDDQKPAIASLMKLRATERERAEEARLFYVATTRARDLLILSGNVKTTKRGTTKHGTTMLDWGLAPLGDFPAENGTVEVPSKLWFLSEDGRTKTEKDWNQQVKVWYQLPEQPRHETEAGPAQIFRSELVNIGELPARAEGDIYSATQFLVYSQCPTKYYLKYRLGIPEDLTAAYDPEFDPNTRDSEDGTTFARLFRRAALRVDEMLAEMSDASEEEPSNAHAAGDEFLQAIYGQQIDSIAAMVETEPSAAAPQAEADTRDAVERVTDDVLLTEPLPTDQAERMRQRLIGTFRRILNSPQAQQAIAPAGSTSYVEHELRIPFENDFVLGVMDRLIVETDQAIAVLHYKTRKVAANALKSTADEYLPQLRLYAYLVSLLRPEQRTFRCVILFTEHPDAPQEFTFSRFDMHRAEDELRSAFRDIHDLSYTSRSRLPLQAPHCPHCPYWIEKACLLGRGNQANG